In the Wyeomyia smithii strain HCP4-BCI-WySm-NY-G18 chromosome 2, ASM2978416v1, whole genome shotgun sequence genome, one interval contains:
- the LOC129722497 gene encoding probable deoxyhypusine synthase isoform X1, which yields MSQLTEPSLAKEAVLQESSKLPNGTPTVQGYDWNQGVNYEALFQTYKHSGFQATSLGNAITEVQKMINCRMEPLAVEKQDAYEEDEFIKRRNNCTIFLGYTSNMVSCGVRESLRFLVQHKQVDCIVTTAGGVEEDLIKCLAPTYIGSFELDGKRLREQGINRIGNLLVPNDNYCKFETWVNPILDEMLAEQRSSGTLWTPSKVIQRLGEKINNESSIYYWAAKNKIPVFSPALTDGSLGDMMYFHSFRNPGLVLDIISDLRRLNTMAVKANNSGIIILGGGVVKHHICNANLMRNGANFSVFINTASEYDGSDSGAKPDEAVSWGKIKVDASPVKVYAEASLVFPILIAETFVKDYFKNKPN from the exons ATGAGTCAATTAACTGAACCATCGTTGGCCAAAGAAGCCGTTTTGCAGGAAAGCTCAAAATTACCGAATGGTACCCCGACAGTTCAAGGTTATGATTGGAATCAAGGTGTGAATTACGAAGCTCTTTTTCAGACCTACAAACACTCCGGGTTTCAGGCCACAAGTTTAGGAAACGCGATTACCGAAGTACAGAAAATG ATAAATTGCCGCATGGAACCTTTAGCCGTAGAGAAACAAGatgcatacgaagaagacgagTTCATCAAACGTAGAAATAACTGCACAATTTTTCTCGGATATACTTCTAATATGGTGTCCTGTGGGGTGCGTGAATCTTTACGTTTCCTGGTACAGCACAAACAAGTCGACTGCATAGTAACTACTGCTGGTGGTGTGGAAGAGGATTTAATAAAATGCTTAGCGCCGACATATATCGGTTCTTTCGAACTCGATGGTAAGCGGCTTCGGGAGCAGGGTATTAATCGCATTGGAAACTTACTGGTTCCCAATGATAACTATTGTAAGTTTGAAACTTGGGTAAACCCGATACTAGACGAAATGCTAGCAGAGCAACGGTCAAGCGGGACACTTTGGACACCTTCAAAAGTTATCCAGCGATTAggagaaaaaatcaataatgaaAGTTCAATCTACTACTGGGCCGCTAAAAATAAAATACCAGTTTTCAGTCCCGCATTAACCGATGGCAGCCTCGGAGATATGATGTATTTTCATTCGTTCCGTAATCCAGGGCTTGTACTGGATATAATTTCTGATTTGAGACGCCTAAACACAATGGCAGTAAAAGCCAATAATTCAGGAATTATTATACTCGGTGGAGGTGTGGTGAAACATCACATTTGTAATGCAAATCTTATGCGGAATGGGGcaaatttttctgttttcattaACACAGCCTCTGAGTATGACGGGAGTGACAGCGGGGCAAAACCTGATGAGGCAGTTTCTTGGGGTAAAATTAAAGTAGATGCATCACCTGTGAAAGTTTACGCCGAAGCTAGTCTAGTGTTTCCAATTTTAATAGCTGAAACCTTTGTTAAAGACTACTTTAAAAATAAACCGAATTAA
- the LOC129722497 gene encoding probable deoxyhypusine synthase isoform X2, whose protein sequence is MTYKHSGFQATSLGNAITEVQKMINCRMEPLAVEKQDAYEEDEFIKRRNNCTIFLGYTSNMVSCGVRESLRFLVQHKQVDCIVTTAGGVEEDLIKCLAPTYIGSFELDGKRLREQGINRIGNLLVPNDNYCKFETWVNPILDEMLAEQRSSGTLWTPSKVIQRLGEKINNESSIYYWAAKNKIPVFSPALTDGSLGDMMYFHSFRNPGLVLDIISDLRRLNTMAVKANNSGIIILGGGVVKHHICNANLMRNGANFSVFINTASEYDGSDSGAKPDEAVSWGKIKVDASPVKVYAEASLVFPILIAETFVKDYFKNKPN, encoded by the exons ATG ACCTACAAACACTCCGGGTTTCAGGCCACAAGTTTAGGAAACGCGATTACCGAAGTACAGAAAATG ATAAATTGCCGCATGGAACCTTTAGCCGTAGAGAAACAAGatgcatacgaagaagacgagTTCATCAAACGTAGAAATAACTGCACAATTTTTCTCGGATATACTTCTAATATGGTGTCCTGTGGGGTGCGTGAATCTTTACGTTTCCTGGTACAGCACAAACAAGTCGACTGCATAGTAACTACTGCTGGTGGTGTGGAAGAGGATTTAATAAAATGCTTAGCGCCGACATATATCGGTTCTTTCGAACTCGATGGTAAGCGGCTTCGGGAGCAGGGTATTAATCGCATTGGAAACTTACTGGTTCCCAATGATAACTATTGTAAGTTTGAAACTTGGGTAAACCCGATACTAGACGAAATGCTAGCAGAGCAACGGTCAAGCGGGACACTTTGGACACCTTCAAAAGTTATCCAGCGATTAggagaaaaaatcaataatgaaAGTTCAATCTACTACTGGGCCGCTAAAAATAAAATACCAGTTTTCAGTCCCGCATTAACCGATGGCAGCCTCGGAGATATGATGTATTTTCATTCGTTCCGTAATCCAGGGCTTGTACTGGATATAATTTCTGATTTGAGACGCCTAAACACAATGGCAGTAAAAGCCAATAATTCAGGAATTATTATACTCGGTGGAGGTGTGGTGAAACATCACATTTGTAATGCAAATCTTATGCGGAATGGGGcaaatttttctgttttcattaACACAGCCTCTGAGTATGACGGGAGTGACAGCGGGGCAAAACCTGATGAGGCAGTTTCTTGGGGTAAAATTAAAGTAGATGCATCACCTGTGAAAGTTTACGCCGAAGCTAGTCTAGTGTTTCCAATTTTAATAGCTGAAACCTTTGTTAAAGACTACTTTAAAAATAAACCGAATTAA